A genomic stretch from Bordetella sp. N includes:
- a CDS encoding cyclic peptide export ABC transporter, with product MNSSTGASARSAGGSPLREILRLLRPFWKISLFATTLGVISGLATAWLLATVNRALHAPDGATAALLLSFAGLCVLVIVGEIASDLGNSYIGQHVVAGLRKDLSDRILAAPIAEIERYRVHRITTTLNQDIDTISTFTFGFSGLAIAIAIALGCFFYMAVLSPVLCLLAAVAIAVGSWAHAAARQRGRRGFEAARDAQDDLQKQYRAITEGAKELRMNRERRWHLHDQRLRTTIERIRDLRVRAMRVFMSANAFGSALFFIVIGLVLSLQNTLGLRNEVLSGFVLVLLYVKGPLSQVISALPLVNQTQIALRRVAELSTRFTSPEADLLNKADAATRPPARLPPRGDIELRDVTYSYPPTESGQVFTLGPVNLQVHAGEMLFLVGENGSGKTTLIKLLLGLYEPQSGIVLFDGKPVVADNRDDYRQLFSTVFSDYYLFEDVDVGNTLSDEASLYLERLELTHKVSVRDGRFTTTDLSTGQRKRLALVHAYLDRRPVIVFDEWAADQDPAFRRVFYTEILPDLKRDGKTLIVISHDDRYFHVADRVVHMGNGRVVGQDEQAHDAPAAEALSK from the coding sequence ATGAATTCATCGACAGGCGCGTCCGCGCGGTCCGCTGGCGGATCGCCGCTGCGGGAGATCCTGCGGCTGCTGCGGCCTTTCTGGAAAATATCCTTGTTCGCCACCACCTTGGGCGTCATCAGCGGCCTGGCGACGGCATGGCTGTTGGCCACGGTCAACCGGGCCCTGCACGCGCCCGACGGCGCCACCGCGGCCTTGCTTTTGTCCTTCGCCGGCTTGTGCGTGCTGGTGATCGTCGGCGAGATCGCTTCCGACCTGGGCAACAGCTATATCGGCCAGCATGTGGTGGCGGGGCTGCGCAAGGACCTGTCCGACCGCATCCTGGCTGCGCCGATCGCGGAAATAGAGCGATACCGGGTGCATCGGATCACGACCACCTTGAACCAGGACATCGATACCATCAGCACGTTCACCTTCGGCTTCTCCGGACTTGCCATCGCCATCGCCATTGCCTTGGGCTGCTTCTTCTACATGGCGGTGCTGTCGCCGGTGCTGTGCCTGCTGGCGGCCGTCGCCATCGCGGTGGGCAGCTGGGCCCATGCGGCCGCGCGCCAGCGGGGGCGGCGCGGTTTCGAGGCGGCGCGCGACGCCCAGGACGATCTGCAGAAGCAGTATCGCGCCATCACCGAAGGCGCCAAGGAGTTGCGCATGAACCGGGAGCGGCGCTGGCATCTGCATGACCAGCGTCTGCGCACGACCATCGAACGCATCCGCGACCTGCGCGTGCGTGCCATGCGGGTGTTCATGAGCGCCAACGCGTTTGGATCGGCCCTGTTCTTCATCGTGATCGGCCTGGTGCTGTCCCTGCAGAACACGCTGGGCCTGCGCAATGAAGTGCTGTCCGGCTTCGTCCTGGTACTGCTTTACGTCAAGGGGCCTTTGTCCCAGGTGATCAGCGCCTTGCCGCTGGTCAACCAGACCCAGATCGCGCTGCGCCGGGTGGCGGAATTGTCGACGCGCTTCACCAGCCCGGAAGCGGACCTGCTGAACAAGGCGGATGCCGCCACGCGCCCTCCGGCCCGCCTGCCGCCGCGCGGCGATATCGAGCTGCGCGACGTGACGTATTCCTATCCGCCCACCGAAAGCGGTCAGGTGTTCACCTTGGGACCGGTCAATCTGCAGGTGCATGCCGGCGAGATGCTGTTTCTGGTGGGGGAGAACGGCAGCGGCAAGACCACGCTGATCAAGCTGCTGCTGGGCTTGTACGAGCCGCAGTCCGGCATCGTGCTGTTCGACGGCAAACCCGTGGTGGCGGACAACCGCGATGATTATCGGCAGCTGTTCAGCACGGTGTTCTCGGACTATTACCTGTTCGAGGACGTCGACGTGGGCAATACGCTGAGCGACGAAGCCTCGCTCTATCTGGAACGGCTCGAGCTGACGCACAAGGTGTCGGTGCGCGACGGCCGCTTCACGACCACGGACCTGTCCACCGGGCAGCGCAAGCGCCTGGCGCTGGTGCATGCGTATCTGGATCGGCGTCCGGTGATCGTTTTCGATGAATGGGCGGCCGACCAGGATCCCGCCTTCCGCCGGGTGTTCTATACGGAAATCCTGCCGGACCTGAAGCGCGACGGCAAGACCTTGATCGTGATCTCCCATGACGACCGCTATTTCCATGTGGCGGACCGCGTGGTCCACATGGGCAATGGCCGGGTCGTAGGCCAGGACGAACAGGCCCATGACGCGCCGGCCGCGGAGGCCTTGTCCAAATGA
- a CDS encoding ABC transporter ATP-binding protein — MTATVTAAAAPAYTLKQVSYAIDGRQILSGLDLRIPAGKVVGIIGHNGSGKSTLVRLLARQIKPAAGEVHLGTEATAALSAREFARRVAYLPQQIPGAPGMTVKELVTLGRYPWLGPLRSQGPEDRRMIEHAMAVTHIEALAQRLVDTLSGGERQRVWLAMLVAQGAQCLILDEPISALDIAHQVEVLALLRRLCSEQGLSVVVVLHDIYMAGRYCDELIAMRAGRVVARGDAASLLTPETLREIYHVDMDVLIHAATGDRVVCLRE, encoded by the coding sequence ATGACGGCAACCGTGACGGCCGCGGCAGCGCCTGCCTATACGCTCAAGCAGGTGAGCTATGCCATCGATGGCAGGCAGATCCTGTCTGGCCTGGACTTGCGGATACCCGCGGGCAAGGTGGTGGGCATCATCGGCCACAACGGGTCGGGCAAGTCCACGCTGGTGCGCCTGCTGGCGCGGCAGATCAAGCCGGCGGCAGGCGAAGTGCATCTTGGCACGGAGGCTACCGCGGCCTTGTCGGCGCGCGAGTTCGCCCGCCGCGTCGCGTACCTGCCGCAGCAGATTCCAGGTGCGCCCGGCATGACGGTAAAGGAGCTTGTCACACTGGGACGCTACCCTTGGCTGGGGCCCTTGCGCTCGCAGGGCCCGGAAGACAGGCGCATGATCGAACACGCCATGGCGGTCACCCATATCGAGGCGTTGGCACAGCGCCTGGTGGACACGCTGTCGGGCGGCGAGCGGCAGCGGGTGTGGCTGGCGATGCTGGTGGCGCAAGGGGCGCAGTGCCTGATCCTGGATGAGCCCATCTCCGCGCTGGACATCGCGCATCAGGTGGAAGTGCTGGCACTGCTGCGGCGACTGTGCAGCGAGCAGGGACTGAGCGTGGTGGTGGTGCTGCACGACATCTACATGGCGGGACGCTACTGCGATGAATTGATCGCCATGCGCGCGGGCCGCGTGGTGGCACGTGGGGATGCGGCGAGCTTGCTGACGCCGGAGACCTTGCGGGAGATCTATCACGTGGACATGGACGTACTGATACACGCGGCGACGGGAGATCGCGTCGTGTGCCTGCGGGAATAA
- a CDS encoding FAD-dependent oxidoreductase: MHFSRRDFLIGLAATAGPRAALAAADTLGLAAAPAAPARIGMLRDASAGIGRGRSVLVVGAGMAGLVAAYELMRLGFEVKVLEATARVGGRVHTLRRGDELRYDEGPAQRVAFDNDQYFNAGAARIPGTHDGILGYCRELGVHLEVISILSRSNWCVIDDKGVDRRYRVGQLQADARGLISEMLAKGAQQGKLDQPLDQEDTAKLVGLLRDFGDLERDGSYAGSRRAGYRGLVDGSSAQAAVNDKLDLKTLLDHRLWYPLWYDEHLEYQPTMMQPVGGMDAITQAFAERLGPRIHRDAPVTELNIAQGRAQVVARQQGKAVAHAADFALVTCPLPVLAGLKGNLPRELFDGAAAVTYRPVYKIAWQAPRFWEQEDHIYGGISFLDDDTSLVWYPSQGLMAPRGVLVAGYTHGPPAARYGQMSLAMQQAASRRSVDRLHPGRSAQLTLPVSVAWQKMPYARGGWVTWDKASQPYYDAVTRPRDCFFFAGEHVGVLSGWMEGSVRSALAAVQGMVDRVAGRVPAAAAA, encoded by the coding sequence ATGCATTTCAGCAGAAGGGACTTCCTGATCGGATTGGCCGCCACGGCCGGGCCGCGGGCCGCGTTGGCCGCTGCCGACACCCTGGGCCTGGCCGCGGCGCCGGCCGCTCCCGCGCGGATAGGGATGCTGCGCGATGCCTCAGCGGGCATAGGCAGGGGCCGATCGGTGCTGGTGGTGGGCGCGGGCATGGCCGGTCTGGTGGCGGCCTATGAGCTGATGCGCCTCGGTTTCGAGGTCAAGGTGCTGGAGGCCACGGCGCGCGTGGGCGGCCGGGTACACACGCTGCGCCGCGGTGACGAGCTGCGCTACGACGAGGGCCCCGCGCAACGGGTCGCCTTCGACAACGACCAGTACTTCAATGCCGGCGCGGCGCGCATCCCGGGCACGCATGACGGCATTCTGGGTTACTGCCGCGAGCTGGGCGTGCATCTTGAAGTGATATCCATCCTGTCGCGCAGCAACTGGTGCGTGATCGACGACAAGGGCGTGGACAGGCGCTACCGGGTAGGTCAGCTGCAGGCCGATGCGCGCGGCTTGATCTCCGAGATGTTGGCCAAGGGGGCGCAGCAGGGCAAGCTGGATCAGCCCCTCGATCAGGAGGACACCGCCAAGCTGGTGGGCCTGCTGCGCGACTTCGGCGACCTGGAGCGCGACGGGAGCTATGCCGGCAGCCGGCGGGCAGGTTATCGCGGCCTGGTGGACGGATCGTCAGCGCAGGCAGCGGTCAATGACAAGCTGGACTTGAAGACCCTGCTGGATCATCGCCTGTGGTATCCGCTTTGGTATGACGAGCATCTGGAGTATCAACCGACGATGATGCAGCCGGTCGGTGGCATGGATGCCATTACGCAGGCCTTCGCCGAGCGGCTGGGGCCGCGCATCCACCGCGACGCGCCCGTCACGGAGCTCAATATCGCGCAAGGGCGGGCGCAGGTGGTCGCGCGGCAGCAGGGCAAGGCGGTGGCGCATGCGGCGGACTTCGCGTTGGTGACGTGCCCCTTGCCGGTGCTGGCGGGTCTGAAGGGCAATCTGCCGCGTGAGTTGTTCGACGGGGCGGCGGCGGTGACTTATCGGCCGGTCTACAAGATTGCCTGGCAGGCGCCGCGCTTCTGGGAGCAGGAGGACCATATCTATGGCGGCATCTCCTTCCTCGATGACGATACCAGCCTGGTGTGGTACCCGAGCCAGGGCTTGATGGCGCCGCGTGGCGTGCTGGTGGCGGGCTACACGCATGGGCCGCCAGCGGCGCGCTATGGCCAGATGAGCCTGGCCATGCAGCAGGCGGCATCGCGCCGGTCGGTCGATCGCCTGCATCCCGGCCGGTCGGCGCAATTGACGCTGCCGGTTTCGGTGGCCTGGCAGAAGATGCCCTATGCGCGGGGCGGCTGGGTGACCTGGGACAAGGCCTCGCAGCCGTACTACGACGCGGTGACGCGGCCGCGCGATTGTTTCTTCTTCGCCGGCGAGCATGTCGGCGTGTTGTCTGGCTGGATGGAGGGCAGCGTACGTTCCGCGCTGGCCGCCGTGCAGGGCATGGTCGATCGTGTGGCGGGGCGTGTCCCCGCCGCGGCCGCGGCTTGA
- a CDS encoding penicillin acylase family protein translates to MDEFKQQAGAGWRRCGRGRGYAIMGMMVALWAGAPAARAAPVPAAGTVEIRRTAYGIPHILAHDDHALGYGIGYAYAQDNGCLLADEIITVTGQRSRYFGAAAPAGDGTRNVDSDFFYRWLNDPAALTAVWERQPAAIQALVRGYAAGYEHWRQEAPDASGANAGAGACRNQPWVRAVTADDIMALMRRLQVHAGLGQFARAVVAAQAPAAVARPGTRSDTKPDTHAAAGQATLPDWQAFSQQYGSNALAVGKDLSANGKGLLLGNPHFPWQGPLRFYQMHLTIPGEVDVMGASLAGVPVINIGYNQGLAWTHTVDSARHFTLYRLKLDPRDPMRYLVDGKPEALKPVQVTVQARGDDGAIHPVTHTFYESRYGPVLTVPGKLPWDTGQAYAMRDANLDNWRFLKQWYEINRATSVAALRASLQQTLGIPWVNTVAADSTGQTWLGTLSVVPGVDDAKLRDCAVAPAQGPLIVLDGARSACAWEGKGGGQDGIMAPASLPALARTDFVQNGNDSAWMSNPAAPLTGYPALANRQDTALGARARYALHWLAGRGERAIAPADLRGMLMSNRVYLADLADDGLARFCAAPADGLGNDNGRAKDDAALLAQACQALRSWDHTARRDSTLGYAYFAAGMQALRGLPQAWAQSFDPHRPLTTPTGLNAGDPAVAAALRQALIDTARQLKQAGMGPDTRWGDIQISTRGKQRIPIGGGLGDLGVYNATQSGALPDGRREVTYGSSYIQLVSFTAEGPRAQTVMTYSEASDPASPYAADQTLLYSGGGWVDVPYTEQQIRADPHYRSTVLRVQP, encoded by the coding sequence ATGGACGAATTCAAGCAGCAGGCAGGCGCCGGATGGCGTCGCTGCGGCCGCGGTCGCGGCTACGCGATCATGGGGATGATGGTCGCGCTCTGGGCAGGCGCGCCGGCTGCCCGGGCCGCGCCCGTGCCAGCCGCCGGCACCGTGGAAATCCGCCGCACGGCGTATGGCATTCCCCATATCCTCGCGCATGACGACCATGCCTTGGGCTATGGCATAGGCTATGCCTACGCGCAAGACAACGGCTGCCTGCTGGCGGACGAGATCATCACCGTCACCGGCCAGCGGTCACGGTATTTCGGCGCGGCGGCGCCGGCGGGCGACGGTACGCGTAACGTCGACAGCGATTTTTTCTATCGATGGCTTAACGACCCGGCTGCGCTCACCGCTGTATGGGAACGCCAACCGGCCGCCATCCAGGCCCTGGTACGCGGCTATGCGGCGGGCTACGAACACTGGCGCCAGGAAGCGCCCGATGCGTCCGGCGCCAACGCGGGCGCCGGCGCGTGCCGCAATCAGCCCTGGGTGCGCGCGGTGACCGCGGACGACATCATGGCTTTGATGCGCCGCTTGCAGGTCCACGCCGGCCTGGGCCAGTTCGCGCGTGCCGTGGTCGCGGCACAAGCGCCCGCGGCAGTCGCCCGACCGGGCACCCGATCCGACACCAAACCCGACACCCACGCCGCCGCCGGCCAGGCCACCTTGCCTGACTGGCAAGCCTTCAGCCAGCAGTACGGCAGCAATGCCCTGGCCGTGGGCAAGGATCTCAGCGCCAACGGCAAGGGGCTGCTGCTCGGCAATCCCCATTTCCCGTGGCAAGGGCCGCTGCGCTTCTACCAGATGCACCTGACCATCCCGGGCGAAGTGGACGTGATGGGCGCTTCGCTCGCGGGGGTACCGGTGATCAACATCGGCTACAACCAGGGCCTGGCCTGGACCCACACCGTGGACAGCGCGCGCCACTTCACCCTCTACCGCTTGAAGCTGGATCCGCGGGACCCCATGCGCTATCTGGTCGATGGCAAGCCGGAAGCGCTCAAGCCAGTCCAGGTGACGGTGCAGGCGCGTGGCGACGACGGCGCCATCCACCCGGTCACGCATACCTTCTATGAGTCGCGCTACGGCCCCGTGCTGACCGTCCCCGGCAAGTTGCCTTGGGATACAGGCCAGGCCTACGCCATGCGTGACGCCAACCTCGACAACTGGCGCTTCCTGAAACAGTGGTACGAAATCAACCGCGCGACATCCGTCGCGGCGCTACGAGCGTCCCTGCAGCAGACGCTGGGCATTCCCTGGGTCAACACGGTGGCGGCCGACAGCACGGGCCAGACCTGGCTCGGCACGCTGTCGGTGGTTCCCGGCGTGGACGATGCCAAGCTGCGCGACTGCGCGGTGGCCCCCGCGCAAGGACCCCTGATCGTGCTGGACGGCGCCCGCTCGGCATGCGCATGGGAAGGCAAGGGCGGCGGCCAGGACGGCATCATGGCGCCGGCCAGCCTGCCGGCGCTGGCGCGCACGGACTTCGTGCAGAACGGCAACGATAGCGCGTGGATGAGCAATCCCGCCGCGCCGTTGACGGGCTATCCGGCCTTGGCCAATCGGCAGGACACCGCGTTGGGGGCACGCGCGCGCTATGCCTTGCACTGGCTCGCCGGTCGTGGCGAGCGCGCCATCGCGCCCGCCGACCTGCGCGGCATGCTGATGTCGAACCGGGTCTATCTGGCGGACCTGGCGGACGACGGGCTGGCCCGCTTCTGCGCCGCGCCCGCCGATGGCCTGGGCAATGATAATGGCCGGGCCAAGGACGATGCCGCGCTGCTGGCCCAGGCCTGCCAGGCCTTGCGATCCTGGGACCATACCGCCCGTCGTGACAGCACCTTGGGTTATGCGTATTTCGCCGCGGGCATGCAGGCCCTGCGTGGCTTGCCGCAAGCCTGGGCACAATCCTTCGATCCGCATCGTCCCTTGACGACACCGACCGGCTTGAATGCCGGCGACCCCGCTGTCGCGGCGGCTCTGCGCCAGGCCTTGATAGACACCGCGCGTCAATTGAAGCAGGCGGGAATGGGGCCGGACACCCGCTGGGGCGATATCCAGATCTCCACGCGGGGCAAGCAGCGTATTCCGATCGGGGGCGGGCTGGGCGACCTGGGTGTCTACAACGCCACTCAGAGCGGCGCCTTGCCGGACGGCCGCCGCGAGGTCACGTATGGCTCCAGCTATATCCAGCTGGTGTCCTTCACGGCAGAAGGTCCACGGGCGCAGACCGTAATGACCTATTCGGAAGCCAGCGATCCCGCATCGCCTTATGCCGCCGACCAGACCCTGCTGTATTCCGGCGGCGGCTGGGTGGACGTGCCTTATACCGAGCAGCAGATACGCGCGGATCCTCACTATCGGTCGACCGTCCTGCGGGTGCAACCATGA
- a CDS encoding substrate-binding domain-containing protein, translating into MPAKPPRSPRTPAAARVTVHDVARAAGVAIGTVSRVVNGAPSVTPDVRQRVENAINELGWAPSAAAQAMRGAPTRMVGFIFSDIRNPLYSSMIKGAEDVFSEHGYMLVVASSDGQPAREIALMQLFTRRRADGMLFAVEEESNPDVLRCAAHTGYPIVLLEREMATALGAVGADHLHGTRHATAHLLSLGHRRIALISGGRHNRVGRDRLAGLVQAHEAAGVALDPALLRLDSFASDYGLRESQLLLEMDAPPTAIVAAGMHLLQGVLQGIRMKGLRIPDDISLIASNDSPLAQLVTPAIDVIRYDAYALGREAALLLLRRMNGETIPPATRVEVPTEFVLRASSAAPPAQGSRAANAATRPGIEPGAKPGSRP; encoded by the coding sequence ATGCCTGCCAAACCGCCCCGCTCTCCGCGCACGCCCGCCGCCGCCCGCGTCACTGTCCATGACGTGGCGCGCGCCGCCGGCGTCGCCATCGGCACCGTCTCCCGCGTGGTCAACGGCGCGCCCAGCGTCACGCCCGATGTGCGCCAACGCGTGGAGAACGCCATCAATGAACTGGGTTGGGCGCCCAGCGCCGCGGCCCAGGCCATGCGCGGCGCGCCGACCCGCATGGTCGGCTTCATCTTTTCCGATATCCGCAATCCGCTCTATTCGTCCATGATCAAGGGCGCTGAAGACGTCTTCAGCGAACACGGCTATATGCTGGTGGTCGCCAGCAGCGACGGCCAGCCGGCGCGTGAGATCGCCCTGATGCAGCTGTTCACGCGGCGGCGCGCCGACGGCATGCTGTTCGCCGTGGAAGAGGAATCCAATCCGGACGTCCTGCGCTGCGCGGCCCATACCGGCTATCCCATCGTGCTGCTCGAACGGGAAATGGCCACGGCGCTTGGCGCGGTCGGCGCCGACCATCTGCACGGCACACGGCACGCCACCGCGCATCTGCTGTCGCTGGGCCATCGGCGCATCGCGCTGATCAGCGGCGGCCGCCACAACCGCGTGGGGCGCGACCGCCTGGCCGGCCTGGTACAGGCCCACGAGGCGGCCGGCGTAGCGCTGGACCCGGCCCTGCTGCGCCTGGACAGCTTCGCCTCGGACTATGGCCTGCGCGAAAGCCAGCTGCTGCTGGAGATGGATGCGCCGCCCACTGCCATCGTCGCCGCCGGCATGCACCTGCTGCAGGGCGTGCTGCAAGGCATCCGCATGAAGGGTCTGCGCATCCCCGACGATATTTCGCTGATCGCTTCCAACGACAGCCCGCTGGCCCAGCTGGTGACGCCGGCCATCGACGTCATACGCTACGACGCCTACGCCTTGGGTCGCGAGGCGGCGCTCCTGCTGCTGCGCCGCATGAACGGCGAGACGATCCCGCCGGCCACGCGCGTGGAGGTACCGACGGAATTCGTGCTGCGGGCGTCGAGCGCGGCGCCGCCGGCGCAGGGTTCAAGGGCTGCCAACGCCGCAACCAGACCTGGGATCGAACCTGGGGCCAAGCCAGGGTCCAGGCCCTAG
- a CDS encoding iron-containing alcohol dehydrogenase, whose translation MAATDISTFFCPTRLYTGIGAHRKLGEILRAHACKRVFIAIDGALLGGEFYAGIQRILQEEGVAVASYSDIEPDPSAITVERAYQACAAHGATLLLAVGGGSTMDVAKAVGILATNGGRIHDYEGIEKFSTPPLPLIAIPTTAGTGSEVSGSCVITDTEKQLKMSIRHAALNPARAAILDPLALRTVPAHVAAHSGMDAFVHAFESYISRQANLVTDAINIEAIELLAANIRPFVANRDNLEAGLNMLVGSALAGITFGQTGLGNVHCMARFVGAYWHLSHGLSNAVCLPHVARFNLQANPRKFARIAAAMDRPVRGLPEIDAARAAVDAIETLCRDLAIPARLRDVGATEDKFDEIAELCTQANYNRWNPRQTSTADFRALFAQAY comes from the coding sequence ATGGCTGCCACCGACATCAGCACCTTCTTTTGCCCGACCCGCCTGTACACGGGCATAGGCGCCCACCGCAAGCTGGGCGAGATCCTGCGCGCGCACGCGTGCAAGCGCGTCTTCATCGCCATCGACGGCGCCCTGCTCGGCGGCGAGTTCTACGCCGGCATCCAGCGCATCCTGCAGGAGGAAGGCGTGGCGGTGGCCAGCTATTCCGACATCGAGCCGGACCCCAGCGCCATCACCGTGGAACGCGCCTACCAGGCCTGCGCCGCGCATGGCGCGACCCTGCTGCTGGCCGTCGGCGGCGGCAGCACCATGGACGTCGCCAAGGCCGTCGGCATCCTTGCCACCAACGGCGGGCGTATCCACGACTACGAAGGCATCGAGAAATTCAGCACGCCGCCCCTGCCCTTGATCGCCATCCCCACCACGGCCGGGACAGGATCGGAAGTGTCCGGCTCCTGCGTCATCACCGACACCGAAAAGCAGCTGAAGATGTCGATCCGCCACGCCGCGCTGAATCCGGCGCGCGCCGCGATTCTCGACCCGCTGGCCTTGCGCACGGTGCCCGCCCATGTGGCGGCCCATTCCGGCATGGACGCTTTCGTGCATGCCTTCGAGTCCTATATCTCGCGCCAGGCCAACCTGGTGACCGATGCCATCAACATCGAAGCCATCGAACTGCTGGCCGCCAACATCCGGCCCTTCGTCGCCAACCGCGACAACCTGGAAGCGGGACTGAACATGCTGGTCGGTTCGGCGCTGGCCGGCATCACTTTCGGCCAGACCGGCCTTGGCAACGTGCATTGCATGGCCCGTTTCGTCGGCGCGTACTGGCATCTGTCGCACGGCCTGTCCAACGCCGTCTGTCTGCCGCACGTGGCGCGCTTCAATCTGCAGGCCAACCCACGCAAGTTCGCCCGCATCGCCGCCGCCATGGACCGGCCGGTACGGGGACTGCCCGAAATCGACGCGGCACGCGCCGCGGTGGATGCCATCGAGACGCTGTGCCGCGACCTGGCCATCCCCGCGCGCCTGCGCGACGTGGGCGCCACCGAAGACAAGTTCGACGAGATCGCCGAGCTGTGCACGCAGGCGAACTACAACCGCTGGAATCCCCGCCAGACCAGCACCGCGGACTTCCGCGCGCTGTTCGCCCAGGCGTATTGA
- a CDS encoding tripartite tricarboxylate transporter substrate binding protein, whose product MTTLNTRRSLLALALALAGCASVLAPSAQAADWPDRPITLVAPFTPGGTTDIVARAIAVQLQQQLGQTVIVENKPGAGGTLGAGYVARAKPDGYTLLLANVGHAAAGVLYKNLPYDFERDMTQITTVANVPNVLVVAKNFPANNVRELLAYAKAHPNDINYGSAGIGTTQHLSAELLKKQTGMTALHVPFKGAAPMMTDLIGGRLTFALDSAASAAAQINGGGVKPLAVTSLARTRFLPDVPTLDESGVPGYQMTTWYSLAGPKDMPPAVTDRIYQAVRAAMQDPNMRKSLDSMAADPGGMEPARFKAFVHEETKRWTELARGWDSAN is encoded by the coding sequence ATGACCACCCTCAATACCCGCCGGAGCCTGCTGGCCCTGGCCCTGGCGCTGGCCGGCTGTGCCAGCGTGCTTGCCCCGTCCGCGCAGGCGGCCGATTGGCCCGATCGCCCCATCACCCTGGTCGCGCCCTTCACGCCGGGCGGGACGACCGACATCGTCGCTCGCGCCATCGCCGTTCAGTTGCAACAGCAATTGGGACAGACGGTGATCGTCGAGAACAAGCCCGGCGCGGGTGGCACCCTGGGTGCCGGCTACGTCGCACGGGCCAAGCCGGACGGCTATACCTTGCTGCTCGCCAACGTCGGCCATGCGGCCGCCGGCGTGCTGTACAAGAACCTGCCCTACGATTTTGAACGGGACATGACGCAGATCACCACGGTGGCCAACGTGCCCAACGTGCTGGTGGTGGCGAAGAACTTCCCGGCCAATAACGTGCGCGAGCTGCTGGCTTACGCCAAGGCGCATCCCAACGACATCAACTACGGGTCGGCCGGCATCGGCACCACGCAGCACCTGTCCGCGGAATTGCTCAAAAAGCAGACCGGCATGACGGCCCTGCACGTTCCGTTCAAGGGCGCCGCGCCCATGATGACCGACCTGATCGGCGGCCGTCTTACCTTTGCGCTGGACTCGGCCGCGTCGGCGGCGGCGCAGATCAACGGTGGCGGCGTCAAGCCGCTGGCCGTCACCAGCCTGGCCCGCACGCGCTTCCTGCCCGACGTGCCGACCCTGGACGAATCCGGCGTGCCGGGTTACCAGATGACCACCTGGTACAGCCTGGCCGGCCCCAAGGACATGCCGCCAGCCGTCACCGATCGCATTTATCAGGCGGTGCGCGCCGCCATGCAGGATCCCAATATGCGTAAGTCCCTGGACAGCATGGCGGCCGACCCCGGCGGCATGGAGCCGGCCAGGTTCAAGGCCTTCGTGCATGAGGAAACCAAGCGCTGGACCGAACTGGCGCGCGGCTGGGACAGCGCGAACTGA